A region of Dethiosulfovibrio russensis DNA encodes the following proteins:
- the miaA gene encoding tRNA (adenosine(37)-N6)-dimethylallyltransferase MiaA — translation MAIPILAVIGPTAVGKTSLSLDFAKALNGEVISVDSRQVYRYMDVGTDKVDPATRRDILHHLIDVVDPDETFSAADFAEQASDAVDRIRARGRVPILVGGTPFYYRAMLDEVLTIDVPSDPEIRRELEAVGEEENGPAKLHSMLAEADPDSASRLHVNDTVRVIRAIEIFRLSGKPSSWWRDRPKKESSRFAPLYFGLTRPRDELHRTIAKRVKQQFHGGYPEEVRWLLDNGFSPELPSMKGFGYRELVLYHMGKMSLEEGIESDTVATRRFSKRQMTWFRKFSPAIWYDLSEKEYNKVLSSMIDKAVHHLRAGGVVL, via the coding sequence TTGGCTATACCGATATTGGCCGTCATAGGCCCTACCGCCGTGGGAAAGACCTCTTTGAGCCTGGATTTCGCCAAGGCACTGAACGGAGAGGTTATATCGGTGGACTCCAGGCAGGTCTATCGCTATATGGATGTAGGCACCGATAAAGTGGATCCTGCGACCAGGAGGGATATACTGCACCATCTAATAGACGTAGTCGATCCCGATGAGACCTTCAGCGCTGCGGATTTTGCCGAACAGGCCTCCGACGCTGTCGATAGAATAAGGGCGAGAGGGAGGGTCCCCATCCTGGTGGGAGGAACGCCGTTTTACTATAGGGCCATGTTGGACGAGGTCCTTACGATCGATGTTCCCTCCGATCCGGAGATTCGAAGGGAACTGGAAGCAGTAGGAGAAGAGGAGAACGGTCCTGCGAAGCTCCATTCCATGTTGGCGGAGGCGGACCCAGATAGCGCTTCTAGGCTTCACGTCAACGACACCGTGAGGGTTATAAGGGCCATCGAGATATTCAGGCTCTCGGGCAAGCCCTCTTCCTGGTGGCGCGATCGACCCAAGAAGGAGAGCTCCCGATTCGCCCCATTGTATTTCGGTCTTACCAGGCCAAGAGACGAGCTTCATCGAACTATAGCCAAGAGGGTTAAACAGCAGTTTCACGGTGGCTATCCCGAAGAAGTTCGCTGGCTTCTGGATAACGGCTTTTCTCCCGAACTCCCGTCCATGAAGGGTTTCGGCTACAGAGAGCTGGTACTCTACCATATGGGTAAAATGTCTTTGGAGGAGGGGATCGAGTCCGACACCGTGGCCACCAGGCGGTTTTCCAAGAGACAGATGACCTGGTTTAGAAAGTTTTCTCCTGCCATATGGTACGATCTCTCGGAAAAAGAGTATAATAAAGTGTTGTCGTCGATGATCGATAAAGCGGTGCACCATCTGAGAGCCGGGGGTGTCGTTCTGTGA
- the ispH gene encoding 4-hydroxy-3-methylbut-2-enyl diphosphate reductase: MKVVVAEPTGLCFGVKRAIRTMEEALEEKGRVFCIGSPIHNPQEVQRLVDKGLVVVEDDDRIPPDEPVFVRAHGISPDVHRRLQDKGARIIDGTCPFVRKAQEMAGRLSREGYYLVVLGDENHPEIKGILGYVEGPYLVVSGKKDLRAIDKIDKIGIISQTTQQESTLKELVSEAVGSAREIKVSNTICRATVERQEAVRRLADKVDGIVIIGGHNSANTGKLFRIAQESGTPALWVEQADQLDGRWLSGKGTIGIAAGASTPDWLIKQLQQAML; the protein is encoded by the coding sequence GTGAAAGTTGTGGTGGCAGAGCCCACGGGGCTTTGTTTCGGAGTTAAGAGGGCCATCCGTACGATGGAGGAAGCCTTGGAGGAAAAGGGAAGGGTTTTCTGTATAGGCAGCCCTATTCATAATCCTCAGGAGGTCCAGCGATTGGTGGACAAGGGGTTGGTCGTAGTGGAAGATGACGATCGGATCCCTCCTGACGAGCCCGTTTTCGTGAGGGCTCACGGGATATCTCCGGACGTGCACCGGCGGCTTCAGGATAAAGGTGCCCGCATAATAGACGGAACATGCCCTTTCGTTAGGAAAGCTCAGGAGATGGCAGGCAGGCTGTCGAGAGAGGGATATTACCTCGTGGTCCTCGGCGATGAGAACCATCCGGAGATAAAGGGTATCCTCGGCTACGTGGAAGGACCTTATCTGGTGGTTTCCGGGAAAAAAGATCTCCGAGCTATTGATAAAATCGATAAAATTGGTATTATATCTCAGACGACCCAGCAGGAATCGACCCTCAAGGAGCTGGTATCCGAGGCGGTCGGGTCGGCCAGAGAGATAAAGGTCTCCAACACCATATGCAGAGCGACCGTGGAGCGTCAGGAGGCCGTTCGCCGTTTGGCCGATAAGGTCGACGGTATAGTGATAATAGGTGGCCATAACAGTGCCAATACGGGGAAACTTTTCCGCATTGCGCAGGAGTCCGGCACCCCTGCGCTCTGGGTTGAGCAAGCGGATCAGCTCGACGGGAGGTGGTTGTCGGGAAAGGGTACGATAGGTATCGCCGCCGGTGCAAGTACACCGGATTGGCTTATCAAACAATTACAACAAGCGATGCTTTAG
- a CDS encoding S1 RNA-binding domain-containing protein, translating into MSEDMQNYTNEENTTETMDESAPMTMEELLESTGGLEEIHRGKVVSGKVVDQVDGGWLVDVGYKCEGFLPTREWSHHILVDDNEEPELGQELQVQVVNIRQGEESQLIVSRWRCEFDRRWQELEEKISGQETFSVRGLRKVKGGLMVDCCSLEGFIPISHLAEEGRGVNPGKFIDEVFDVKLLEKDRRKRRLVLSRRTILDEELKEQRENFYRDVTEGTVLEGTVSSLTSFGVFVNLGPIDGLVHISELSWQRNAKPKDIAKKGDTVTVKVIGIDQEHNRISLSVKQTQSDPWETITERWKDGDTATGTVTNVTDFGAFVEVEPGIEGLIHIGDLSWTRIKHPKEVIKKGQEVETVVLNVDPVKKRLSLGYKQLNDPWDGIEDRYSRGQDIPVKVVRLADFGAFVELEKGVEGLIHISQLSTRRVEKPGDVLSEGQEVTARVIEVNPDDRRIRLSISALEEGDRRQRAPQGGARKKKSDGSNRPMTNFQSEEGPITLGDAFGEALGNLFDKD; encoded by the coding sequence ATGAGTGAAGATATGCAGAACTACACAAACGAGGAAAACACGACCGAGACCATGGACGAGTCCGCACCTATGACAATGGAAGAGCTTCTCGAGAGCACCGGTGGGCTCGAGGAGATCCACAGAGGCAAGGTGGTTTCCGGCAAGGTAGTGGACCAGGTCGACGGTGGATGGCTCGTGGACGTGGGCTACAAGTGCGAGGGTTTCCTGCCTACCAGAGAGTGGAGCCATCATATATTGGTCGACGACAACGAGGAGCCCGAGCTTGGACAGGAGCTTCAGGTCCAGGTGGTCAACATCCGTCAGGGCGAGGAATCTCAGCTTATCGTCAGCCGTTGGCGCTGCGAGTTCGATCGCAGATGGCAGGAGCTGGAGGAGAAGATCTCCGGTCAGGAGACTTTTTCTGTCAGAGGACTTCGCAAGGTCAAGGGCGGACTTATGGTGGACTGTTGTTCACTGGAGGGATTCATCCCGATTTCCCATCTCGCCGAGGAGGGAAGAGGGGTAAACCCAGGCAAGTTCATCGACGAGGTCTTCGACGTAAAACTTCTCGAGAAGGATCGTCGCAAGCGTCGTCTCGTGTTGTCCCGTAGGACCATACTGGACGAAGAGCTCAAGGAACAGAGGGAAAACTTCTACAGAGACGTGACGGAGGGAACCGTTCTGGAAGGGACGGTCAGCAGCCTCACATCCTTCGGGGTTTTCGTTAACCTCGGTCCTATAGATGGTCTCGTCCATATCAGCGAGCTTTCCTGGCAGAGAAACGCCAAGCCCAAGGATATCGCCAAGAAGGGCGACACGGTCACGGTCAAGGTTATAGGCATAGATCAGGAGCACAACAGGATTTCTCTCAGCGTAAAGCAGACCCAGAGCGATCCGTGGGAGACCATCACCGAGAGGTGGAAGGACGGCGATACCGCTACCGGAACGGTCACGAATGTAACCGACTTCGGCGCCTTCGTGGAGGTCGAGCCTGGAATAGAGGGTCTTATCCACATAGGAGATCTGAGCTGGACCAGGATCAAACATCCTAAAGAGGTCATCAAGAAAGGCCAGGAGGTCGAGACCGTCGTCCTTAACGTGGATCCGGTCAAGAAGCGCCTCAGCCTCGGATACAAGCAGCTCAACGATCCGTGGGATGGCATAGAGGACAGATACTCCAGAGGACAGGATATTCCCGTCAAGGTCGTCCGCCTCGCCGATTTCGGAGCCTTCGTGGAGCTCGAGAAGGGCGTGGAGGGTCTGATCCACATATCCCAGCTCAGTACCAGAAGGGTGGAGAAGCCCGGGGACGTTCTATCCGAGGGGCAGGAGGTCACAGCACGTGTGATCGAGGTAAACCCCGACGATCGTAGAATTCGTCTCAGCATAAGCGCTCTCGAGGAGGGCGACAGGAGACAGAGGGCTCCTCAGGGCGGAGCTAGGAAGAAGAAATCCGACGGCAGCAACCGTCCGATGACCAACTTCCAGTCCGAGGAAGGTCCCATAACCCTGGGCGACGCCTTCGGCGAGGCTCTGGGTAACCTGTTCGACAAAGACTAG
- the def gene encoding peptide deformylase: protein MSDRTIRIYPDPVLREPTREIEQFDDDFKSFLEEMESLMYEYDGVGLAAPQVGESLKVAVIAYEGKLHVLINPRIVDYDGRQVDQEGCLSFPGIFEDVARPASVVVEAQDENGEPYSVEAEGFLARAMCHEIDHLNGKLMIDHLSPMKREMVKKKLQKRKKEDL, encoded by the coding sequence TTGTCAGATAGGACTATAAGGATATATCCCGATCCGGTTCTCAGAGAGCCTACCAGGGAGATAGAACAATTCGACGATGACTTCAAATCTTTCCTCGAGGAAATGGAGTCTCTTATGTACGAGTACGACGGAGTGGGGTTGGCCGCCCCTCAGGTGGGGGAATCTCTCAAGGTGGCGGTTATAGCCTACGAGGGTAAGCTTCACGTCCTGATCAACCCCAGGATAGTCGATTACGACGGTCGACAGGTAGACCAGGAGGGCTGTCTCAGTTTTCCTGGGATCTTCGAGGATGTAGCCAGACCGGCTTCGGTAGTGGTGGAGGCCCAGGACGAAAACGGAGAACCCTATTCGGTCGAGGCGGAAGGCTTTCTCGCCAGAGCGATGTGTCATGAGATCGATCACCTGAACGGAAAACTTATGATAGATCATCTATCTCCCATGAAAAGGGAGATGGTCAAGAAGAAACTCCAAAAGAGAAAGAAGGAGGATCTATGA
- the fmt gene encoding methionyl-tRNA formyltransferase, giving the protein MSCWFMGTGRFASLCLSRIMDLNLIPELVVTMPPRRGGRRGLAETPTPVDALAMEHSLNVHRSIDVNSDRTLLDRMGSKSPSVIFVIDFGQKVGEPYLSTPEYGCLNVHPSALPLYRGAAPVQRAIMDGAKKTGVTVFRLVEKMDAGPILISRFIDIDSEETGGELLFRLAYIGGDLLNRGVHLLKEKGISLQDQDHLKATYAHKIDKAEALLSWEMSAVAFHNTTRALNPTPGAFTFFRDKRLKIWRTAVTEKDLDDVVGAVRIDEEGFPVVRCSSGSVKLMEVQPEGRRSIDGKDWFKGSHLSEGDLLL; this is encoded by the coding sequence ATGAGCTGTTGGTTCATGGGAACAGGGAGGTTCGCCTCCCTCTGCCTGAGCCGCATCATGGACTTGAACCTCATTCCGGAATTGGTAGTGACCATGCCTCCCAGGAGAGGCGGTCGAAGAGGGTTGGCTGAAACCCCTACCCCTGTGGACGCTCTGGCTATGGAGCATAGCCTGAACGTCCATAGATCGATAGACGTAAACTCCGATCGAACTCTGCTGGATCGTATGGGGTCTAAGAGTCCCTCGGTTATATTCGTGATCGATTTTGGCCAGAAAGTCGGAGAGCCCTATCTCTCCACCCCGGAATACGGATGCCTGAACGTCCATCCTTCGGCTCTGCCTCTGTACAGAGGGGCCGCCCCGGTTCAGAGGGCTATAATGGACGGCGCCAAGAAGACCGGCGTGACCGTTTTTCGTCTGGTCGAAAAGATGGACGCAGGGCCGATCCTTATTTCCCGGTTTATCGATATAGATTCGGAAGAGACCGGCGGAGAGTTACTCTTTCGACTTGCATACATAGGTGGCGATCTTTTGAATAGAGGGGTACACTTGTTGAAAGAGAAGGGAATTTCCCTTCAGGATCAAGATCACCTTAAAGCTACCTATGCCCACAAGATAGACAAGGCCGAGGCTCTTCTCTCCTGGGAGATGTCGGCTGTTGCTTTTCACAACACCACCCGAGCCCTCAATCCCACCCCAGGAGCCTTCACGTTTTTCCGTGATAAAAGGCTGAAGATCTGGAGAACCGCTGTAACGGAGAAAGACCTAGACGACGTCGTCGGTGCGGTAAGAATAGACGAGGAAGGCTTTCCCGTAGTGCGTTGTTCTTCCGGTTCCGTAAAATTGATGGAAGTCCAGCCTGAGGGCAGGAGGTCCATCGACGGGAAGGATTGGTTCAAGGGCTCTCACCTTTCGGAAGGAGATCTTCTGCTATGA
- a CDS encoding zeta toxin family protein, translated as MTQSRNRFVDLINRHSWPKAIAVTGALGSGKTEWVLNLALGFSSVGEDVTIADVDIINPYFCIRQVSETLEDSGFKVLTAPDSAKWADMPLVTAQVDWALSEPNGRLLMDVGGDAEGALALKKYKDRMVSAGYLLILVVNAYRPMTSTVEGISKMRKRMEEIGELEVGALICNSHLMAETTVDVVEEGLQLVEAAGKEMDLPVLYTGVPPQLDDEALRRLAGREASPWPVSRYMLLPWEKGAMWSTGVPSKNQGARILRQEADKG; from the coding sequence ATGACCCAGAGCCGAAACAGATTCGTAGATCTCATAAACAGACATTCCTGGCCCAAGGCGATCGCTGTGACCGGAGCTTTAGGTTCCGGCAAAACCGAATGGGTCCTTAATTTGGCGTTGGGGTTTAGCTCTGTCGGTGAGGACGTGACCATCGCGGACGTGGACATAATAAATCCCTATTTCTGCATCCGGCAGGTCAGTGAGACCTTGGAGGACAGTGGATTCAAGGTACTTACAGCTCCGGACAGTGCCAAATGGGCCGACATGCCCCTGGTGACGGCTCAGGTAGATTGGGCACTTTCCGAACCTAACGGCAGGTTGCTCATGGACGTAGGGGGAGATGCGGAAGGAGCGCTGGCGTTAAAGAAGTACAAGGATAGGATGGTGTCCGCTGGATATCTACTTATCCTCGTGGTAAACGCCTACCGTCCAATGACCTCGACGGTAGAGGGGATCTCCAAGATGAGAAAACGTATGGAGGAGATCGGCGAGCTTGAAGTAGGAGCGCTGATCTGTAACTCTCACCTCATGGCGGAGACTACCGTAGATGTCGTAGAAGAAGGCCTGCAACTGGTGGAGGCTGCCGGAAAAGAGATGGATCTTCCGGTCCTCTACACCGGAGTGCCACCTCAACTTGACGACGAGGCCTTGAGGAGATTAGCCGGCAGAGAGGCGTCCCCGTGGCCCGTTTCACGATATATGTTGCTTCCATGGGAAAAGGGTGCCATGTGGTCTACAGGGGTGCCCTCCAAAAACCAAGGAGCTCGAATCCTCCGTCAGGAGGCTGACAAGGGCTAA
- a CDS encoding 4Fe-4S dicluster domain-containing protein translates to MAKGRIEVAEEYCKSCGLCVAACPVKVLRISDHLNSKGHRPVEQYKEGCIGCGMCAISCPDAVIEVYKETE, encoded by the coding sequence ATGGCAAAAGGGCGAATAGAAGTCGCCGAAGAGTACTGCAAGAGCTGTGGCCTGTGCGTGGCCGCCTGCCCGGTCAAGGTGCTTCGTATCTCGGATCATCTTAACTCGAAGGGTCACCGTCCAGTGGAGCAGTACAAGGAAGGTTGTATCGGTTGCGGGATGTGTGCCATCTCCTGTCCCGATGCGGTCATCGAGGTTTACAAGGAAACGGAGTAG
- the vorB gene encoding 3-methyl-2-oxobutanoate dehydrogenase subunit VorB codes for MAKVLMKGTEAIAEAAIQAGCRYFFGYPITPQNEIPEYMSAHLPEHGGIYIQGESEVASVNMILGAAATGYQVMTTSSSPGISLMSEGLSYIAGSELPAVVVNVMRGGPGLGGILPSQADYLQATKGGGNGDYHLMVFAPSTLQETVEVVQSAWDYAFKYRNPVMILADGFMGQMMEPVEITPHETERGDWKSWGLGNKGAREGKKRSLIKSMYLTAELLEAHNSKLQEKYDRMQKEDVKWEELHVEDAELVIASYGTTARIAKSAISHLREQGYKVGMIRPITLFPFPYEPFEKLTDRVKHILDLEMNMGQMIDDVKIATKSRFPVSFYGRCGGVAPSVEEIENQCKQILG; via the coding sequence ATGGCTAAGGTACTAATGAAAGGAACCGAGGCGATAGCTGAGGCTGCCATCCAGGCCGGTTGCAGATATTTCTTCGGATATCCCATCACACCGCAGAACGAGATCCCCGAGTACATGTCCGCTCATCTTCCCGAGCACGGAGGGATCTATATTCAGGGAGAGAGCGAGGTCGCTTCGGTCAACATGATATTGGGTGCCGCTGCCACGGGATACCAGGTCATGACCACGTCCTCCAGCCCTGGAATATCGCTCATGTCCGAGGGGCTCAGCTATATCGCCGGATCGGAGCTTCCGGCTGTCGTGGTCAACGTCATGAGAGGAGGCCCCGGTCTCGGAGGTATCCTTCCTTCCCAGGCTGACTATCTTCAGGCTACCAAAGGCGGCGGAAACGGAGACTATCACCTGATGGTATTCGCTCCCAGCACCCTTCAGGAGACGGTGGAGGTCGTACAGTCCGCCTGGGACTATGCCTTCAAGTACAGAAATCCGGTCATGATTCTGGCCGACGGCTTCATGGGACAGATGATGGAGCCGGTGGAGATAACCCCTCACGAGACGGAGAGAGGGGACTGGAAAAGCTGGGGACTGGGAAACAAGGGAGCCAGAGAGGGCAAAAAGAGATCCCTTATCAAGAGCATGTACCTCACCGCCGAGCTTCTTGAGGCCCACAACAGTAAACTTCAGGAAAAATACGACAGGATGCAGAAAGAGGACGTCAAGTGGGAGGAGCTTCACGTAGAGGACGCCGAGTTGGTCATAGCCTCCTACGGAACTACCGCCCGTATCGCCAAGTCCGCTATCAGTCACCTGAGAGAGCAGGGATACAAGGTCGGAATGATCCGTCCCATAACTCTGTTCCCCTTCCCCTACGAGCCCTTCGAGAAGCTCACCGACAGGGTGAAGCATATCCTTGATCTCGAGATGAACATGGGGCAGATGATAGACGACGTCAAGATCGCTACGAAGAGCCGTTTCCCCGTCAGCTTCTACGGTCGTTGCGGTGGAGTAGCCCCCTCGGTCGAAGAGATCGAGAATCAGTGCAAGCAAATTCTGGGATAG
- a CDS encoding thiamine pyrophosphate-dependent enzyme, with amino-acid sequence MAETKVYSRPETWTKGIHTHYCPGCGHGIAHRMICEVIDEMGIQEETVSMSPVGCAAMMYDYIDIDYVEAAHGRAPATATGIKRVLPDKFVFTYQGDGDLASIGMAEIVHAANRGEKFCTFFINNAIYGMTGGQMAPTTLIGQKATTCPQGRDPELAGFPMRMCEMLATLETPAYIERVSLSKPKYIMQAKKAFQKAFNYQKEGRGFCFIEVLSTCPTNWGMNPVEAFEWQIEKMIPYYPLGVFKDFE; translated from the coding sequence ATGGCTGAAACCAAAGTTTATTCTCGTCCTGAGACCTGGACAAAAGGCATACACACCCATTATTGTCCCGGTTGCGGTCATGGAATAGCTCATAGGATGATCTGTGAGGTCATCGACGAGATGGGCATACAGGAAGAGACCGTCAGCATGTCCCCGGTGGGATGTGCTGCTATGATGTACGACTATATCGACATAGATTACGTCGAGGCGGCTCACGGCAGAGCTCCGGCAACCGCCACCGGTATCAAAAGGGTCCTTCCGGACAAGTTCGTCTTTACCTATCAGGGAGACGGAGACCTGGCCTCCATCGGCATGGCAGAGATCGTCCACGCCGCCAACAGGGGGGAGAAGTTCTGTACTTTCTTCATCAACAACGCCATATATGGCATGACCGGTGGACAGATGGCCCCTACTACCCTTATAGGTCAGAAGGCCACCACCTGTCCTCAGGGAAGGGATCCCGAGCTTGCCGGATTCCCCATGAGAATGTGCGAGATGCTTGCCACACTGGAGACCCCCGCCTATATAGAACGGGTCTCTTTGTCCAAGCCGAAGTATATAATGCAGGCAAAGAAGGCCTTCCAGAAAGCCTTCAACTACCAGAAGGAAGGCAGAGGGTTCTGCTTCATAGAGGTTCTCTCCACCTGTCCCACCAACTGGGGAATGAACCCGGTAGAGGCCTTCGAGTGGCAGATAGAGAAGATGATCCCCTACTATCCTCTGGGCGTCTTCAAGGATTTCGAGTAA
- a CDS encoding 2-oxoacid:acceptor oxidoreductase family protein, protein MSDKFYMDLLAAGFGGQGIMMLGQLVAYSGIHQGRHVTWIPAYGPEMRGGTANCSCVVSSEEIGSPVVGSADVVVVMNQPSLEKFAPRVKPGGYLIYNSDLVEYSSPRTDVTVLPVPAQTMAHDLGSDRVANIIMLGVIVKASGMVSENDALETIKEKLGAKKPKFLPMNLEAFDKGMSVAEELMNK, encoded by the coding sequence ATGTCCGATAAGTTCTACATGGATCTTCTAGCCGCCGGCTTCGGCGGACAGGGAATAATGATGTTGGGACAGTTGGTAGCATATTCGGGAATACACCAGGGGCGTCACGTGACCTGGATCCCCGCCTACGGTCCCGAGATGCGCGGAGGCACCGCGAACTGCTCCTGCGTTGTGAGCAGCGAGGAGATCGGATCTCCCGTCGTGGGATCCGCCGACGTCGTGGTTGTGATGAACCAGCCTTCGCTGGAGAAGTTCGCTCCCAGGGTCAAGCCCGGTGGATATCTTATCTACAACAGCGATCTCGTTGAGTATTCCTCTCCCAGGACGGACGTGACGGTCCTTCCCGTTCCGGCTCAGACGATGGCCCACGATCTCGGAAGCGACAGGGTCGCCAACATAATAATGCTCGGGGTTATCGTCAAGGCATCCGGCATGGTGTCAGAGAATGACGCCCTGGAGACCATAAAGGAAAAGCTGGGAGCCAAGAAGCCCAAGTTCCTTCCGATGAACCTCGAGGCCTTCGACAAGGGGATGTCCGTAGCCGAAGAGCTGATGAATAAATAG
- a CDS encoding NUDIX hydrolase yields MDQRERPIASRSVYEGAILNLRVDDVIMPNGRETKREVVEHSPAVGIVAVQDGCLFLVEQFRYAVRTSLLEIPAGIVEKGESPVETACREIQEEIGYRADRMEEIGRLYTSPGFSEEELIFFWADGLSPSKLPADDDESIVVRKVPIPEVWNMIRDGTIRDGKTVAILSRLALEGKIAYH; encoded by the coding sequence ATGGATCAAAGGGAGAGGCCGATAGCCTCCAGGTCGGTCTATGAAGGGGCTATACTGAACCTTCGTGTGGACGACGTGATCATGCCCAACGGGAGAGAGACCAAGAGAGAGGTCGTAGAACACTCTCCCGCGGTCGGAATCGTGGCCGTTCAGGACGGATGTCTGTTTTTGGTGGAACAGTTCAGATATGCGGTGAGAACCTCCCTCCTGGAGATCCCGGCAGGCATAGTCGAAAAGGGGGAATCCCCCGTTGAGACCGCTTGCAGGGAGATACAGGAGGAGATAGGCTATCGAGCCGACCGAATGGAGGAGATCGGGAGACTCTACACCTCCCCGGGGTTCAGCGAGGAAGAACTGATATTCTTCTGGGCCGATGGACTCTCCCCTTCCAAACTTCCCGCCGACGACGATGAGTCGATCGTGGTCCGCAAGGTGCCTATACCTGAGGTTTGGAATATGATCCGAGACGGGACGATCCGAGACGGCAAGACCGTTGCGATCCTTTCCCGACTGGCTTTAGAGGGGAAAATAGCATATCATTAA
- a CDS encoding tyrosine-type recombinase/integrase — MTSFSSILGQFLSYLSLELGESQNTCKAYRVDISQWSDFCSRSGRDSVASDSDLYGKYIHYMRSIDLAPATIQRKCAAVRTWINFLVVEGYVSDDVPMPTLPDRPKRLPQLLTEGEVSRLLGACDGDPMGYLDFRDRAILETLYGCGLRASELCSLKLRDLQFERASMIIFGKGNKERMVPLVGSARRWIERFIDEARPSVVKEGVDQVFLSRNGRPMRRESLWKMIRKRGSRAGISQSRLHPHVIRHTVASHLLRRGMDLRTLQEFLGHESIGTTEKYLHFDQELRDVYDRSHPRA, encoded by the coding sequence ATGACGTCTTTCTCTTCCATCCTAGGACAATTTTTAAGCTACCTCTCTCTGGAACTGGGGGAGAGCCAGAACACCTGCAAAGCTTACCGTGTCGATATAAGCCAATGGAGCGATTTCTGTTCCCGATCGGGCAGGGATTCCGTTGCCTCCGATTCGGACCTTTACGGAAAATACATTCACTATATGAGATCGATCGACCTTGCTCCGGCTACGATTCAGAGGAAGTGCGCCGCGGTCAGGACATGGATTAACTTCTTGGTCGTGGAGGGCTATGTCTCGGACGATGTCCCTATGCCGACCTTGCCGGATAGACCTAAAAGACTGCCTCAGCTTTTGACCGAAGGCGAGGTCTCCAGGCTTTTAGGGGCCTGTGACGGCGATCCAATGGGGTACCTGGACTTCAGGGATAGAGCCATATTGGAGACCCTTTACGGGTGTGGCCTGAGGGCCTCCGAGCTATGTTCTCTCAAGTTGAGGGATCTTCAATTCGAGAGGGCCAGTATGATAATATTTGGTAAGGGTAATAAAGAGAGAATGGTTCCCTTGGTGGGAAGCGCTAGACGGTGGATTGAGCGTTTTATAGACGAGGCTAGGCCGTCGGTGGTAAAAGAAGGTGTCGACCAGGTTTTTCTGTCCAGGAACGGACGTCCAATGAGGCGGGAATCGTTGTGGAAGATGATAAGAAAAAGAGGCTCCAGAGCAGGTATATCTCAGAGTCGTCTTCATCCTCACGTGATAAGACACACCGTGGCCAGCCATCTTCTTCGAAGAGGCATGGATCTTCGGACCTTGCAGGAGTTTCTGGGGCATGAGTCCATCGGCACTACGGAAAAGTATCTTCATTTCGATCAGGAACTACGGGATGTCTACGACCGTAGTCATCCTAGAGCATAG
- a CDS encoding purine-nucleoside phosphorylase: MIKKIDEALRTIKDRVGFTPDIAVVLGSGLGALADAIENPIVIPYEEIPHWPMSTAPGHAGRLVAGSFCGKSVVAMQGRLHFYEGYQMDQVVFPVRVFGRWGIPYFVASNASGGIGYGLVPGDMVLIHDHINLMGTNPLIGPNLSELGERFPDMSYAYDRDLLDIAEEVSRDKGITTRRGVYVAFTGPSYETPAEIRMARTLGADVVGMSTVPEVIVARQAGMKVFAVSCVANYAAGMTASALSEQEVLDEMAKAAGKLTALVGGVIEKLEM, from the coding sequence ATGATCAAAAAGATAGACGAGGCTTTGAGGACTATAAAGGACAGGGTCGGCTTTACCCCGGATATCGCGGTGGTACTGGGCTCCGGATTAGGAGCCCTGGCCGATGCCATAGAGAATCCCATAGTGATTCCCTACGAGGAGATCCCCCATTGGCCTATGTCGACTGCTCCAGGCCATGCCGGTAGGCTGGTGGCAGGGTCTTTCTGCGGTAAATCCGTCGTAGCCATGCAGGGAAGGCTGCATTTCTACGAGGGCTACCAGATGGATCAGGTGGTCTTCCCGGTAAGGGTGTTCGGAAGATGGGGAATACCCTATTTCGTGGCCTCCAACGCCAGCGGCGGGATAGGCTACGGTCTGGTGCCAGGGGATATGGTCTTGATACACGACCACATAAACCTCATGGGCACCAACCCTCTTATAGGTCCCAACCTCTCGGAGTTAGGAGAGAGGTTCCCCGATATGTCCTATGCCTACGACAGGGATCTTCTGGATATAGCCGAGGAAGTGTCGAGGGACAAGGGCATAACCACCAGGAGGGGAGTATACGTGGCTTTCACCGGGCCTTCCTACGAGACCCCGGCGGAGATACGCATGGCTCGTACCCTTGGGGCCGACGTGGTCGGTATGTCCACCGTGCCGGAGGTCATAGTGGCCAGACAGGCCGGTATGAAGGTCTTCGCCGTCTCCTGCGTGGCCAATTATGCGGCAGGTATGACCGCCTCTGCTCTTTCCGAGCAGGAGGTCCTCGACGAGATGGCCAAGGCAGCGGGAAAGCTTACCGCCCTTGTCGGCGGGGTAATAGAGAAGCTGGAAATGTAG